A genomic window from Glycine soja cultivar W05 chromosome 10, ASM419377v2, whole genome shotgun sequence includes:
- the LOC114370734 gene encoding lectin DB58-like produces MATSNFSIVLSLSLALFLMLLTKANSTNTVSFTTSKFSPRQQNLILQGDAAISPSGVLRLTKVDSYGVPTSRSLGRALYAAPIQIWDSETGKVASWATSFKFNVFSPDKTADGLAFFLAPVGSKPQYKAGFLGLFNSDSKNMSLQTVAVEFDTYYNQKWDPASRHIGIDVNSIKSVKTAPWGFANGQVAQILITYNADTSLLVASLVHPSRKTSYILSETVSLKSNLPEWVNVGFSATTGANKGFAETHDVFSWSFASKLSDGSTSDTLDLASFLLNEAI; encoded by the coding sequence ATGGCCACCTCCAACTTCTCaattgttctctctctctccctagCCTTGTTTCTAATGCTACTCACCAAGGCAAACTCAACCAACACCGTTTCTTTCACCACCAGCAAGTTTTCCCCACGCCAACAAAACCTTATCCTCCAAGGAGATGCTGCTATCTCACCCTCCGGGGTGTTACGACTCACCAAGGTTGACAGCTACGGCGTGCCAACGTCGAGATCCCTAGGACGTGCCCTTTATGCTGCCCCAATCCAGATTTGGGACAGTGAAACAGGCAAGGTAGCTAGCTGGGCTACATCGTTTAAATTCAACGTTTTCTCGCCCGACAAGACGGCCGACGGGCTTGCCTTCTTCTTGGCCCCCGTCGGGTCCAAGCCCCAATACAAAGCAGGGTTCCTTGGTCTTTTCAACAGTGACTCAAAGAACATGTCACTCCAAACCGTAGCGGTTGAGTTCGACACTTACTATAACCAAAAGTGGGACCCGGCAAGCCGACACATTGGCATCGATGTGAACTCCATCAAGTCCGTCAAAACGGCGCCGTGGGGGTTTGCCAACGGGCAAGTAGCGCAGATTCTCATTACCTATAACGCCGACACGAGCCTCTTAGTCGCTTCTTTGGTCCACCCCTCACGGAAAACGAGTTATATCCTCTCTGAGACAGTGAGCTTGAAGAGCAATCTTCCCGAATGGGTGAATGTTGGGTTCTCTGCCACCACCGGGGCGAATAAAGGCTTCGCTGAAACCCATGACGTGTTTTCTTGGTCTTTTGCTTCCAAGTTGTCAGATGGTAGCACCAGTGATACTTTGGATCTTGCAAGCTTTCTGCTCAATGAGGCCATCTAG